GCCAGTGATGGCACTACAGACGAATCATGCCTTCCAGAACCATGACGCCAGGCATCCAACCGGTAAACACCGCACAGAATAAGGTGTATATCGCGACCAGACGCTTGATGTCGCGCCCCAGCGCCAGCAACAGAAAGAAGCCAAACCACAGCAGCGCCCATGCCAACCAGTTGAGACTGCTCCATAGCGACAGCGATGATTCGTTGAGTAGCGAGTTGATACCGACGACCGCTGCCGTGATGCTGACAAACAGGCTAAACCACCCCAGTCCCCGACCATCCGAGTCGAGAAACTGATTGGCCCCGACCCACAGGTAGGTAAAGGCAAACAGGAAAGAGAAGGCCCCTGCATTGATCGAACGCTCGTTGCCGGGGTCATGGAAGACCAGCCAGCTGGCGACAAGAAAGCTCAAGCTCCCCACCAGGATATTGATGACAGAGACCTCCCTGTCGCCAATCCTGCCCAACATCCAGACGCCATTCACGAAAAGCACTGCTCCCACATACAGCAACATCAGTCCCGATATCATCTCCGCATGCTCCTCCGTCATTATCGTTCTTCTTCTGCTCCTGGTCGGTAGCCACTGGATCAATATCTTCGTGAACAACGGCCAGGCCGGCACATGAATACAATTATTTCACTTTATCGTATACAAAAATATAGAACTGTATGCTGAAGTCGTCGCCGATCAGAGGATGGCTCGGGGCTATGGGATCCAAGGACTATCCACTCAGAAGAAATAATGTTTTGAAATCACCTTGATTGAAAACCCCAAGGAAACAAATAACACTCCTTGCCGAGCGTCCGTTTTTCGAACCAGGGGGTCAGGCCATGTTCCAGCATTTCACTTTCCACGACATCGACACCGCTGATGGCACGCGCATTCATGTTCGCGTCGGCGGCGACGGGCCTGCCCTACTGCTGCTCCACGGCCATCCTCAAAGTCATGTGATGTGGCATCGAGTCGCGGAGCAACTGGCGCCACACTTCCGCCTGGTGCTGGCGGATCTGCGCGGCTATGGCGATTCATCACGCCCACCAGCCACAGAGGACCTATCCAACTACTCAAAGCGACGGATGGCACAGGACATGGTCGAGGTGATGTCTTCGCTTGGCCATGAGCGCTTCCTTATCGGCGCCCATGATCGCGGCGCACGAGTCGCTCATCGTCTGGCACTGGACCACGCGGAACGAGTGGAGCGCATGCTGCTATTGGATATTGCCCCTACCCTGGCAATGTACGAGAACACTACCGACGCCTTTGCGCGCAGCTATTGGCACTGGTTTTTCCTGATCCAGCCAGCCCCGCTCCCCGAGCGACTGATCGAGGCCGACCCGGTCGCATATCTGCACAATGTATCCGGCCGACGCCATGCCGGATTAAGTGCCTTCAGTCCAGAGGCGCTGGCCGAATACGAGCGTTGCCTACATATCCCGGGCACCGCTGCCGGCATCTGCAATGACTATCGCGCAGCAGCAACTATCGATCTCGAGCACGACCGCGCCGACCTGGCAGCCGGTAAACGCCTCGCGGTTCCCTTGCATGTGCTGTGGGCCAAACATGGCGCCGTCGGTCGCCATTTCGATGTGCTGCGACTGTGGCAGGATGTCTCGCACAGTAGCGTCAGCGGTCATGCACTGGACTGCGGACATTACCTTGCCGAGGAGAAACCTAGCGACGTCGCTCGAGAGATGCTCGATTTTCTGATGCCCTGAACCCTCTTCACTACTGCCCTCCCTACAAGCCCCACCCTGACATCACATCGTCAGCGACTTCGTGCTTACCCACCGGGTAGCGAAGTCGCACGCCGTGGCACAACGCACTATGCTCATCCAAGGCTTCCAATATGCCTTGAGCGTGCTCTGCCATGTCTTGAACGTGCGCTGCTCGTTGCAGATCCTCAACGTCCAATATCTTCCAACGGCCACAAGGACGACATCATGCTCAAGTTTCTCAGATCGCTGCTGGGCAATCGTGCCGGTG
This Halomonas huangheensis DNA region includes the following protein-coding sequences:
- a CDS encoding alpha/beta fold hydrolase; translated protein: MFQHFTFHDIDTADGTRIHVRVGGDGPALLLLHGHPQSHVMWHRVAEQLAPHFRLVLADLRGYGDSSRPPATEDLSNYSKRRMAQDMVEVMSSLGHERFLIGAHDRGARVAHRLALDHAERVERMLLLDIAPTLAMYENTTDAFARSYWHWFFLIQPAPLPERLIEADPVAYLHNVSGRRHAGLSAFSPEALAEYERCLHIPGTAAGICNDYRAAATIDLEHDRADLAAGKRLAVPLHVLWAKHGAVGRHFDVLRLWQDVSHSSVSGHALDCGHYLAEEKPSDVAREMLDFLMP
- a CDS encoding AmiS/UreI family transporter, producing the protein MISGLMLLYVGAVLFVNGVWMLGRIGDREVSVINILVGSLSFLVASWLVFHDPGNERSINAGAFSFLFAFTYLWVGANQFLDSDGRGLGWFSLFVSITAAVVGINSLLNESSLSLWSSLNWLAWALLWFGFFLLLALGRDIKRLVAIYTLFCAVFTGWMPGVMVLEGMIRL